ATTGCGGCCTACAAGCTCTGTGAGGTGGCGTCGCAGCTGGCTCAAGCGGGTGCTGAAGTCCGTGTCATTCTGACGTCTGGCGCTGAGAAATTTGTCTCGCCCCTAACCTTCAGTAATCTCTGCCGTCATCCGGCCTATACGGACGCAGATTTTTGGTCAGCTCGCCACGGTCGCCCGCTCCACATTGAGCTGGGTGAATGGGCGGAGGTGATGCTCATTGCCCCGCTGACCGCCAATACCCTCGCGAAGCTGCGCTACGGGCAAGCCGATAATCTGCTGACTAATACCGTGCTAGCCACGACCGCGCCACTGTTGCTCGCACCAGCCATGAACACAGATATGTGGCTACAGCCAGTGGTGCAAGAAAACTGGCAAGCACTGCGATCACGGCATCAGGTTTTGGGACTAGAGCCCGCTAGTGGCCGTTTAGCCTGCGATCGCGTTGGTAGTGGTCGCCTCCCAGAGCCGATCGCTATCCTCGCGGCACTGGAGTCACTGCTCTGGACCAAGGGCAAGGCTGATCTGCAAGGACTGAAGATTTTGGTCAATGCCGGTGGAACTCGCGAGTTTCTCGATCCGGTGCGCTTTATCGGTAATCCCAGCAGCGGACGTATGGGCGTGATGCTGGCGATCGCAGCCCAACATCGCGGCGCTCAAGTCCAACTGATTCACGCACCGCTGACCAACATCGAGCCGGGGCTGTTAACCAGCCTCGATCGCCAAGCGGTAGTCAGCACCGAAGAACTGGCTGAAGCAATGACTGTCGCTGCTCCATCAGCCGATTGGGTGTTACTCGCAGCTGCCGTGGGTGATGTCCGGCCAGAATTACGTTCCCATCAGAAGCTGAGTAAGGCTGAACTACCGGCGTCACTGCCACTACAACTGCTGCCTGATATTGCGGCTCAGCTCAGTCAGCAGCGGCATCCCAACCAAAAATTGATCGGATTTGCCGCCCAAACCGGCGAGATTTTGGAACCCGCGATCGCAAAACTGCGGCGCAAAGGACTCGATGCGATCATCGCTAATGCGGTTGATCAACCCGGTCAAGGCTTTGGCAGTGCGACCAATGCCGCGATCGCGCTGCGTCCCGATGGCTCATCCCAACCCTTGGGGTTCCGTAGCAAACTCAGCTTGGCCCACGCCATCTTAGATTTTGTTAAAAATCTTTAAGCTTTTGCGTCAGAGTTTTCAGATTTCAAGGAAGGCTGATCGGCTTCTAACAACTCTAGAAAAGTCCGAATTTGTAGACGCGGGATATAGGGCCAACCACCGGCGGTTTCCATATCGCGTAACAGGCCATAGAGGGCTTGGCGATCGGTGGGCAAAGCCTTGCGAAAAGGACCGTCTTGAATCTCGCGATGGAGATATTCCAATAGGCGTAGCAAGCTCAGGAGTCCTTCGGCATCACCTTCCAGTTGTTGTGTCAGTGCCTTTACCTGCTGCTCAAGCGGCAGCAGATCAATCCTGATAGTCTCTGAGGGGCTGGAGCGACGACCCGAATTCATGCCTAGACCTTCCAAATTGGGTCGATTTTAGCGGACCTTGCCGCTAAGTCTAGACAGAACCTTAAGTGTCGGGACCCTGACGTGTAGAATTCTGAGAGGCATCCTTGGATGCTGATTGATGGATATCAATACCATTCGCTCTGGCCATGTCTAGGGCAGCTGCAGAGAGTTCTTCTGCGATCGCTGACGCTGGTTGTTGGCAAGCGAATAGTCCCCGAGGCTCCGCCGCTACGGTCGAACCGTCGGTGCTACTGAGCGCAGGGCGGGGTTGTTTGATACGGACAGTTGAGGACTGATATGCGGTATCGCGCGTTTCTGGCTGCATTTTTGGCAGTCTGCCTCGGAGTTCTGACCGCCTGCAGCAGCGGCCCGACGGCAGCAGATTTAGGAACACTGACTTACGAGGAAATCAGAAATACGGGCTTGGCCAACAAGTGCCTCAGCCTCAAAGAGACTGCTCGGGGCACCATCCCCTTGGAAGCAGGTAAAAAATACGCTCTGACCGATCTGTGTCTCGAGCCCCAAGAGTTCTTTGTTAAAGAAGAACCGGGCAACAAGCGCCAAAAAGCAGAATTTGTACCGGGTAAAGTTCTGACCCGCTACACCTCCAGCTTGGATCAGGTCTATGGTGACCTCGCGCTGAAAGCTGATGGCACCCTGAGCTTTACCGAAAAAGGTGGCATTGACTTCCAAGCCATCACGGTTCTGCTGCCCGGTGGTGAAGAAGTACCCTTCCTGTTCACGGTCAAAGGGCTTGTGGCCAACACCAGTGAGCCGACCAACAGCATCAACACCTCGACCGACTTGCGGGGTGGCTATCGCGTGCCTTCCTACCGCACCTCGAACTTCCTTGATCCCAAAGCTCGTGGTCTGACCACGGGCTACGAAAGCGCGGTGGCGATTCCTTCGGCAGGTGATGCGGAAGACCTGACCAAAGAAAACGTCAAGCGTTTCGTGACTGGTCAAGGTGAAATCTCCTTGGCTGTCTCGAAAGTGGACAGCGAAACGGGTGAGATTGCTGGTGTGTTCACGGCTATCCAGCCTTCGGATACGGATATGGGCGGCAAAGAAGCGGTTGACGTCAAGCTCGTCGGCCAGTTCTATGGCCGCATTGAACCGGCTGATGCCTAGAGCGAAAGGTCTTAGCTGAATCCTAATGAAGAGCACTGGGCGATCGCTCAGTGCTCTTTTGTTGGGTGCCCGCTTCGGACTAGGATCGAAAGCCTGCACTCTAGGCATTCACCTCGGATCAGTCTGGGTGGATCAATCGTTGGGAGAGATGTCGTGACGCAAGTTGTTCCAGGAATTACCCCCCATGGGGGCCAGCTGATTCAGCGGATTGCTACCCCGGCTGAGCGCCAAGAATTTTTAGCCCAAGCGGATCATCTGCCGCGGGTGCAATTAGATGAGCGGGCGTTCTCTGACCTTGTCATGATTGCGATCGGGGGGTTCAGTCCGCTCAATGGCTTCATGGGCCAAGCCGACTACGAGTCGGTGGTGGACGATATGCGCTTGGCCAATGGCCTGCCCTGGTCCGTGCCCATTACCCTCTCCGTCAGCGAAGAAGTTGCAGAACCGCTGAAAGAGGGTGGCTGGGTTCGCTTGGATGATGCCCAAGGTCGCTTTGTGGGCGTTCTGGAGCTGACCCAGAAGTATCGCTACAACAAAGTCCACGAAGCCACCAACGTCTACCGCACCGATGAGGAGCAGCATCCCGGCGTTGCAGTGGTCTATGCCCAAGGGCCAATCAACCTAGCTGGCCCAATTTGGTTGCTGCAGCGGGACGCTCATCCGCTGTTCCCGAGCTACCAAATTGACCCGATTGTGTCGCGTCAGCAGTTTGCCGATCGCGGTTGGAAAACAGTCGTTGGCTTCCAAACCCGCAATCCTATCCACCGGGCCCACGAGTACATCATCAAATGTGCATTGGAAACCGTGGATGGCTTGTTCCTGCATCCGTTGGTAGGCGCCACGAAGTCGGATGATATTCCGGCAGACGTGCGGATGCGCTGCTACGAAATCATGTTGGAGCACTACTTCCCACAGGACCGCGTCATTCTGGCGATTAACCCCTCAGCGATGCGTTACGCCGGACCGCGAGAAGCAATCTTCCATGCCCTGATTCGCAAAAACTATGGCTGCACCCACTTCATCGTGGGTCGTGACCATGCGGGCGTCGGCAACTACTACGGCACCTATGATGCTCAGCATCTCTTCGACGAGTTCAAGCCGGAAGAGCTCGGCATCCTCCCGATGAAGTTTGAGCACGCTTTCTACTGCACTCGCACACAGTCGATGGCCTCGACCAAAACCAGTCCCAGCAGTCCTGAAGAGCGTATTCACCTCTCGGGGACCAAAGTCCGCGAACTGCTGCGCAAGGGCGAGCTTCCCCCGCCGGAATTCTCGCGTCCTGAGGTAGCTGCTGAGTTGATTCGGGCAATGCGCAGCGACAGTGAAGTAGCTGCTGTCTAACCCCACGGTTGCAGCACGATATCTGAGGGTTGGGACTGGATTTAACCACCATGTGTCCGGCCCTCAGGATTGACGACAGCGGGATATCAATCCGCGAAAACACTCAACTTGCCGGTCTAGGATGGTTGAGGGCTGGGGGCAGAGAATGGCATGGACGCGGCGACAGCTATTACAAACGGGTGGTCTGTTGTGGCTGGGCGGTCAGATTCTGGGGCAGCCACTCCCGCTGCTAGCAGCACCCGCGCAACGTCGTTTGGCGTTACTAGTCGGCATCAATCAATTTCAATCAGATAGCATTCCGCCGCTGTACGGTGCAGTGCAGGATGTCCAGCAGCTAGCGGCATTACTCGTTGAGGGCTTCCAGTTTGCACCCAATGACATCCTGATCCTGACTCAAGAGCAAGCGACACGGCACGGCATTGAGTCCGCCATCTTGGATCACTTGGGGCAGGCTGGTGCTGAAGATGTTGTCTTTCTGCACATCAGTAGCCATGGTCGGCACTGGCAACCAGCAGGTCGCGATCGCGCTGAGCTGAGTCTGGTTGTGCACGACAGTCGAGCCGCAACTGCCCCTGAGCTAAACGATTTGAGCCTTCAGACCCTGCAACTGCTCCTGCAGAGTTTGACAACGACGCGGGGCTGGGTGAGTCTCGATGCTGGTTTTGGCCCGCCCGATCGCCCTAGCGATCGCTTTTTCATGCGAGGTTTGCCGACTGCGACTGCCGAGCAGTTATCGCCGGAAGCAAAGCTGGTACAAGAGCAACTGCGGCGACGCGTCAGTCAGAGAAACCGATCGGCTTCGACAGGCTGGCCTTTGCCAGTTTTGCTCGCCAATGGGCAGGCGGCGAGTCCTGAAATCCCGAGCCGTAGTGGGCCTCGCGGACTATTGACCCAATGCTTGTTAGAGCAGGCTTGGCTAGGATCAACGACCGACCATGCATCGATCAGCCAACGCTTGGCCAATGCGATCGCGCTGGAACGAGGGCAGGTGATCGAACGGCTGGGTAGTTGGAAAGGACATACGGAGCTGAGTCGACCGACAGCCGGAGCAGCGCAGGTGCGCGATCGCAACGCTGAGATGGTTCAAGCAGTCAGTTTTGAAGCAAGGCTACAGTCCCCAGAAGCAATTGGCAGTCAGTTGCGCAGTCCTCAAGGGGCGCTGCTAACGGTGGTTGATCAGCGCGATCGCCAGATTAGTTTGCGATCGCCCCGGTCAGGACTGAGTTTAGAACCGGGCACAGTTCTGCAGGAGGCGGTGCGTCATTTGCCGGCAGCGCCTGCGATCGTCCTCGGTTGTTCCCCAGAAATTGAGCGAATTGAACGGGTTGATCTCGCGAGTGCCCTTTCAACGCTGCCAACCGTAACCACAGCCTCGGCGCTGGATAGTGCTTGCCAGGGGATTCTCCTCCATAGCGATCGCGATGGCTATCGCTTGGTGGATGCCCAGCGGCGTGATCAGTTGCAGTGCACGGGCAAAACCCTCAAAGATCTTGGCCATGCCCTCAAGCAGCAATTACCGCTTTGGCAAGCGAGGCAGCGTCTCAGCCAGCTCCACAATGATGGGCCCGAAAGTTTTCCTCTGCGCTGGAGTTGGCGATCGGGCGATCGCAAAAAGCAATTAGCCCAGCGCCAAACCACATCGGTACCTCTCCCCAATCCGGGTTCAGACGCGGCGATCGTCCCGGTCACGACTACCACTCAGTCTTGGAGTTTGCGTAGCTATAGCGATCGCACAGCGGAACTGCTGCTGCTCCTAGAAGATCGCCAAGGTCGCTGGTGGGTTTGGGGCTGGCCTGCAGCTGTGGCTCCTTCAGAAGAAGCTGAAGCCGAGGCAGAAACGATGCCGGTCTTACCGGCAATCATGCTAGGAGCTGGACAGGAGATGACCTTGACAAGCGAGCTGGCCATTCCGGGGGTTGCCAGTGGTGTGGTCTGGGCGATCGCCAGTGCGGCACCACTATTGCAGTGTCGTCAGGTGATGACCAAGCTGCAATCGACTGCCACCGGACTATTCCAGCCGTTGGAAAATCCGAGTCAGCTCCTCGAAGCGCTGATGGCTGATTTGCAAGCTGCTAGCCCCAATGAAGGAGTCTCAACAAGTGGAGATCTATTGTTACCGCTATCGCTTTGGGCAACTTTGGCGATCGCTTGGCAACAAAGCTGATCCGACTTTTCTGAAAGTAGTTAATATTAATTAACACTTCCCCTCGTTACACTGACGAGTTAGCCCCTTTA
The sequence above is a segment of the Synechococcus elongatus PCC 11801 genome. Coding sequences within it:
- the coaBC gene encoding bifunctional phosphopantothenoylcysteine decarboxylase/phosphopantothenate--cysteine ligase CoaBC, whose amino-acid sequence is MTAIASFAGRRILLGVCGGIAAYKLCEVASQLAQAGAEVRVILTSGAEKFVSPLTFSNLCRHPAYTDADFWSARHGRPLHIELGEWAEVMLIAPLTANTLAKLRYGQADNLLTNTVLATTAPLLLAPAMNTDMWLQPVVQENWQALRSRHQVLGLEPASGRLACDRVGSGRLPEPIAILAALESLLWTKGKADLQGLKILVNAGGTREFLDPVRFIGNPSSGRMGVMLAIAAQHRGAQVQLIHAPLTNIEPGLLTSLDRQAVVSTEELAEAMTVAAPSADWVLLAAAVGDVRPELRSHQKLSKAELPASLPLQLLPDIAAQLSQQRHPNQKLIGFAAQTGEILEPAIAKLRRKGLDAIIANAVDQPGQGFGSATNAAIALRPDGSSQPLGFRSKLSLAHAILDFVKNL
- the sat gene encoding sulfate adenylyltransferase yields the protein MTQVVPGITPHGGQLIQRIATPAERQEFLAQADHLPRVQLDERAFSDLVMIAIGGFSPLNGFMGQADYESVVDDMRLANGLPWSVPITLSVSEEVAEPLKEGGWVRLDDAQGRFVGVLELTQKYRYNKVHEATNVYRTDEEQHPGVAVVYAQGPINLAGPIWLLQRDAHPLFPSYQIDPIVSRQQFADRGWKTVVGFQTRNPIHRAHEYIIKCALETVDGLFLHPLVGATKSDDIPADVRMRCYEIMLEHYFPQDRVILAINPSAMRYAGPREAIFHALIRKNYGCTHFIVGRDHAGVGNYYGTYDAQHLFDEFKPEELGILPMKFEHAFYCTRTQSMASTKTSPSSPEERIHLSGTKVRELLRKGELPPPEFSRPEVAAELIRAMRSDSEVAAV
- a CDS encoding photosystem II manganese-stabilizing polypeptide, giving the protein MRYRAFLAAFLAVCLGVLTACSSGPTAADLGTLTYEEIRNTGLANKCLSLKETARGTIPLEAGKKYALTDLCLEPQEFFVKEEPGNKRQKAEFVPGKVLTRYTSSLDQVYGDLALKADGTLSFTEKGGIDFQAITVLLPGGEEVPFLFTVKGLVANTSEPTNSINTSTDLRGGYRVPSYRTSNFLDPKARGLTTGYESAVAIPSAGDAEDLTKENVKRFVTGQGEISLAVSKVDSETGEIAGVFTAIQPSDTDMGGKEAVDVKLVGQFYGRIEPADA
- a CDS encoding caspase family protein, producing the protein MAWTRRQLLQTGGLLWLGGQILGQPLPLLAAPAQRRLALLVGINQFQSDSIPPLYGAVQDVQQLAALLVEGFQFAPNDILILTQEQATRHGIESAILDHLGQAGAEDVVFLHISSHGRHWQPAGRDRAELSLVVHDSRAATAPELNDLSLQTLQLLLQSLTTTRGWVSLDAGFGPPDRPSDRFFMRGLPTATAEQLSPEAKLVQEQLRRRVSQRNRSASTGWPLPVLLANGQAASPEIPSRSGPRGLLTQCLLEQAWLGSTTDHASISQRLANAIALERGQVIERLGSWKGHTELSRPTAGAAQVRDRNAEMVQAVSFEARLQSPEAIGSQLRSPQGALLTVVDQRDRQISLRSPRSGLSLEPGTVLQEAVRHLPAAPAIVLGCSPEIERIERVDLASALSTLPTVTTASALDSACQGILLHSDRDGYRLVDAQRRDQLQCTGKTLKDLGHALKQQLPLWQARQRLSQLHNDGPESFPLRWSWRSGDRKKQLAQRQTTSVPLPNPGSDAAIVPVTTTTQSWSLRSYSDRTAELLLLLEDRQGRWWVWGWPAAVAPSEEAEAEAETMPVLPAIMLGAGQEMTLTSELAIPGVASGVVWAIASAAPLLQCRQVMTKLQSTATGLFQPLENPSQLLEALMADLQAASPNEGVSTSGDLLLPLSLWATLAIAWQQS